A single genomic interval of Zunongwangia sp. HGR-M22 harbors:
- a CDS encoding family 43 glycosylhydrolase produces the protein MTKKFLTTSALLVFCFLGLVSCEKNNKKTNENTAYLFTYFTGNGAGEEAIRYAISSDGYNFHALNNNEPIVASDSISRTGGVRDPHILRKENNDGFYMVVTDLLTKNGWSNTAMTLLKSDDLINWSSSVIDITETFPEFSDVSRVWAPQTIYDANKKKYMVYFSMLQPGSYDKIYYAYVNDDFTALETTPKQLFFNPNEMASIDGDIIKKDDKFYLFYKTEGDTDKGIKVAISDSLTSGYKAESGNVDQTDKAVEGSGVFKLNNSEDYILMYDMYTSGKYQFTRSADLKNFEVVDEDISMNFHPRHGTVLPITSEELQRLLKEFPSEDLTEITGAENEAIKTNNIVIKRSEKTIYLPVKYDTDLSNFDPQFELLPGTEISPKGAQDFSNGAVTYVVTNGENKTSYQVSVEVANNPVVEGYYADPEIIYSEKDSKYYLYPTSDGFDGWSGTYFKTFSSPDLVNWTDEGVILDLEKDVEWTSRNAWAPTMVEKEIDGEYKYFYYFTAAQQVGVATSDNPKGTFKDSGAPLISEKPEGIKGGQNIDPDIFVDPKTGKNYLYWGNGFLAVVELNDDMVSIKSKKPKVLTPDNTFREGVEVFFRNGTYYFLWSEDDTRSPNYKVRYATAKSPLGPLTIPENNLVIQKDESQDILATGHNSVIKVHDKDEFYLVYHRFTRPKGEAMGGAAGFHREVAIDRLNFTEDGLIEEVKPTLEGIEPIN, from the coding sequence ATGACTAAAAAGTTTTTAACCACATCTGCCCTACTGGTTTTTTGTTTCCTTGGGCTTGTTTCTTGCGAAAAAAACAATAAAAAAACTAACGAAAATACCGCTTACCTGTTCACCTATTTCACTGGTAACGGCGCCGGAGAAGAAGCGATTCGCTACGCAATTAGTAGCGATGGCTATAACTTTCATGCTTTAAATAATAACGAACCTATTGTCGCTTCAGATTCTATAAGCCGTACAGGTGGAGTTCGTGATCCTCATATTTTACGAAAAGAAAATAACGACGGATTTTATATGGTGGTAACCGATTTGCTTACCAAAAACGGCTGGTCGAATACCGCGATGACCTTATTAAAATCTGATGATTTGATAAACTGGTCCAGCAGCGTAATCGATATTACCGAAACTTTTCCAGAATTTTCAGATGTTAGCCGCGTGTGGGCGCCGCAAACTATTTATGATGCGAATAAGAAAAAATACATGGTTTATTTCTCGATGTTACAACCGGGAAGCTATGATAAAATTTATTACGCCTATGTAAACGACGATTTTACCGCTTTAGAAACCACGCCAAAACAGCTGTTTTTTAATCCTAACGAAATGGCTTCTATCGATGGTGATATTATAAAAAAAGACGACAAGTTTTATTTGTTCTACAAAACCGAAGGCGATACCGATAAAGGAATTAAAGTAGCCATATCAGATTCGTTAACCTCTGGATACAAAGCGGAGTCTGGAAATGTAGATCAAACTGATAAAGCGGTAGAAGGTTCTGGGGTTTTTAAATTGAATAATTCTGAAGATTATATTTTAATGTACGACATGTACACCAGCGGAAAATATCAGTTTACCAGAAGTGCTGATCTTAAGAATTTTGAAGTTGTAGATGAAGATATTTCGATGAACTTTCATCCAAGACATGGTACAGTACTGCCAATTACTTCAGAAGAATTACAACGCTTATTAAAAGAGTTTCCTTCCGAAGATTTAACTGAAATTACCGGCGCTGAAAATGAAGCGATAAAAACCAACAATATCGTCATCAAACGTTCAGAAAAAACAATTTATTTACCGGTAAAATATGATACTGATTTATCGAATTTCGATCCTCAATTCGAATTGCTTCCGGGTACTGAAATCTCACCAAAAGGAGCTCAGGATTTTTCAAACGGAGCGGTAACTTACGTAGTTACAAATGGTGAAAACAAAACCAGCTATCAGGTTAGTGTTGAAGTGGCTAACAACCCTGTGGTAGAAGGCTACTACGCTGATCCTGAAATTATTTATTCTGAAAAAGATAGTAAATACTACCTCTACCCTACCAGTGATGGATTTGATGGATGGTCGGGAACATATTTTAAAACTTTTTCTTCGCCAGATTTAGTGAATTGGACTGATGAAGGCGTTATTTTAGATCTTGAAAAAGACGTAGAATGGACCAGTAGAAATGCCTGGGCTCCAACGATGGTAGAAAAAGAAATTGATGGAGAATACAAGTATTTCTATTATTTCACGGCTGCACAGCAAGTGGGAGTAGCAACTTCAGATAACCCAAAAGGTACTTTTAAAGATAGTGGAGCGCCTTTAATTTCAGAAAAACCAGAAGGAATAAAAGGCGGACAAAATATCGATCCTGATATTTTTGTAGATCCAAAAACCGGAAAAAATTATTTGTATTGGGGGAATGGCTTTTTAGCCGTGGTAGAATTAAATGATGACATGGTTTCTATCAAAAGCAAAAAGCCTAAAGTACTTACTCCGGATAATACTTTTAGAGAAGGAGTTGAAGTCTTTTTTAGAAACGGCACCTATTACTTTTTATGGTCTGAAGATGATACCCGAAGCCCAAATTATAAAGTGCGTTATGCCACTGCTAAAAGTCCGCTTGGCCCTCTTACTATTCCGGAAAATAATCTCGTAATTCAGAAAGATGAAAGTCAGGATATTTTAGCTACCGGACATAATTCAGTAATTAAAGTACATGATAAGGATGAATTTTATTTGGTGTATCACAGATTTACAAGACCTAAAGGAGAAGCTATGGGTGGCGCTGCAGGTTTCCATCGTGAGGTTGCTATCGATAGATTAAACTTTACTGAAGATGGATTAATTGAAGAAGTAAAACCAACTTTAGAAGGAATTGAGCCAATTAATTAA
- a CDS encoding glycoside hydrolase family 97 protein, with protein sequence MSTILKTAFSLIGGILLSQSISAQKTEQLKSPDGNISVELKNNSGKISYDIRYKNEVFLEDSPLGLETSIGDFSKNLENSSFQKDHIESSYELKKAKVSHVDYIGNELVGKFLNSNKDTLIVKFRVSNRDVAYSYQLKSHEGKNSLKILNEKSGFKLPGDATSYISPQATPMIGWMGTKPSYEEEYTLNEKLNTPSKYGVGYTFPALFKNGNKGWLLISETGTDSHYPGCRLSEVKENRLFEIEFPQEGENNGIAETYAIQSLPASTPWRTITLGSTLKPIVESTVAFDLVEEKYEASIDYKMGRASWSWIVWQDPSINYEDQVEFIDLAADMDWEYVLIDANWDRNIGRKKMEELVNYANSKNVDILLWYNSNGLWNEAPQTPKDKMNNTIQRQKEMAWLQKIGVKGLKIDFFGGDKQVTMQLYEDILTDANNYGLAITFHGCTLPRGWEKMYPNYVTSEAVLASENLVFQQESLDKHALNATLLPFTRNTVGAMDFSPVFLNKRLSRTQENGTIRSTTEAFELATAVLYFSPIQHYGLTPNNLDEQPDYVLNFLKEVPSVWDETLYIGGEPEDFCALARRKGEQWYIAVVNAKKEKRQISLELPMLAGEKVNHIYDSKNTKASFKEEKIKKSGKIKLTLAAEGGAVLFTK encoded by the coding sequence ATGTCAACCATATTAAAAACAGCTTTTTCATTAATCGGAGGAATCCTACTTTCTCAATCGATTAGTGCCCAAAAGACAGAACAGCTTAAAAGTCCTGATGGTAATATTTCCGTAGAACTAAAAAATAATAGCGGAAAAATCTCTTACGATATTCGTTATAAAAATGAAGTATTTTTAGAGGATTCTCCGCTTGGTTTGGAAACTTCTATTGGGGATTTCTCTAAGAATTTAGAAAATAGTTCTTTTCAGAAGGATCACATCGAAAGCTCTTATGAGCTTAAGAAAGCCAAAGTAAGCCATGTAGATTATATAGGTAATGAATTGGTTGGGAAATTTCTGAATAGCAATAAGGATACGCTAATTGTGAAATTTCGGGTTTCTAACCGTGATGTTGCTTATTCATATCAATTAAAATCTCATGAAGGGAAAAATAGCCTGAAGATTTTAAATGAAAAATCTGGGTTTAAACTTCCAGGTGATGCTACAAGCTACATTAGTCCGCAAGCGACACCTATGATCGGCTGGATGGGAACCAAACCTTCATACGAAGAAGAATATACGTTAAATGAAAAACTAAACACGCCCTCAAAATATGGTGTGGGCTATACTTTTCCTGCTCTTTTTAAAAACGGAAATAAAGGCTGGTTGTTAATTTCTGAAACCGGAACCGATAGCCACTACCCGGGTTGCCGCTTAAGCGAAGTGAAAGAAAACAGGCTTTTTGAGATTGAATTTCCGCAGGAGGGAGAAAATAATGGCATTGCTGAAACCTATGCTATTCAATCGCTACCGGCAAGTACTCCATGGCGAACGATTACTTTAGGAAGTACACTGAAACCTATTGTAGAATCTACCGTGGCTTTTGATTTAGTTGAAGAAAAATACGAAGCTTCTATTGATTATAAAATGGGAAGAGCCAGCTGGAGCTGGATTGTGTGGCAGGATCCAAGTATAAACTACGAAGACCAGGTTGAGTTTATAGATCTGGCTGCCGATATGGATTGGGAGTATGTTTTGATCGATGCCAATTGGGATCGCAATATTGGCCGAAAAAAAATGGAAGAACTGGTGAATTACGCCAATTCTAAAAACGTTGATATTTTGCTGTGGTACAATTCAAACGGACTTTGGAATGAAGCGCCACAAACGCCAAAAGATAAAATGAATAATACCATCCAGCGCCAGAAAGAAATGGCCTGGTTACAAAAAATTGGCGTTAAAGGATTGAAAATCGACTTTTTTGGTGGCGATAAGCAGGTGACTATGCAGTTGTATGAAGATATTTTAACCGACGCCAATAACTATGGATTGGCAATTACATTTCATGGCTGCACGTTGCCACGAGGATGGGAGAAAATGTATCCAAATTATGTAACTTCAGAGGCAGTTTTAGCTTCAGAAAATCTGGTTTTTCAACAGGAATCTTTAGATAAGCATGCTTTAAATGCGACTTTACTTCCGTTTACCAGGAACACGGTTGGTGCGATGGATTTTTCTCCAGTATTTTTAAATAAGCGCTTATCCAGAACTCAGGAAAACGGAACTATAAGAAGCACGACCGAAGCTTTTGAGCTGGCCACTGCGGTACTCTATTTTTCGCCCATTCAGCATTATGGTTTAACCCCGAATAATCTTGATGAGCAACCTGATTATGTACTTAACTTTTTAAAAGAAGTGCCCAGCGTTTGGGACGAAACCCTTTATATTGGCGGAGAACCAGAAGATTTTTGCGCTTTGGCTCGCAGAAAAGGAGAACAATGGTATATTGCCGTGGTAAATGCCAAAAAAGAAAAACGTCAGATTTCTTTAGAATTACCAATGCTTGCCGGAGAAAAAGTGAATCATATTTATGATTCAAAAAATACAAAAGCCAGCTTCAAAGAAGAAAAAATAAAAAAAAGCGGGAAGATAAAACTTACTCTTGCCGCTGAGGGCGGAGCGGTTTTATTTACAAAGTAA
- a CDS encoding FKBP-type peptidyl-prolyl cis-trans isomerase, producing the protein MKNCLLAILILFFVSCGSDDNNENCLTKDYTEDNDQEIQNYLESNNLEAEKTNSGLYYIVEEQGTGAQPSSSSRVRVNYKGYFLNGNVFDQNKDITFGLGQVISGWTEGFTYFKEGGSGKLLIPSNLAYGPCKYSTIPGGSVLIFDIELLEVIE; encoded by the coding sequence ATGAAAAACTGTTTACTTGCCATTTTAATTTTATTTTTTGTTTCCTGCGGAAGTGATGATAACAATGAAAATTGCCTGACTAAAGATTATACTGAAGATAATGATCAGGAAATACAAAACTACCTGGAATCTAATAATTTGGAGGCCGAAAAAACAAATTCTGGCCTATACTATATTGTAGAAGAACAAGGTACAGGTGCTCAGCCTTCAAGTTCAAGCAGAGTACGAGTGAATTATAAAGGTTATTTTCTAAACGGTAATGTATTTGATCAAAATAAGGATATCACTTTTGGATTGGGACAAGTAATTTCTGGTTGGACGGAAGGTTTTACTTATTTTAAAGAAGGTGGTAGCGGTAAACTATTAATTCCTTCCAATTTAGCCTATGGACCATGTAAGTACAGTACAATCCCTGGTGGCTCAGTTTTAATTTTCGATATTGAACTTTTAGAAGTTATTGAATAA
- a CDS encoding Crp/Fnr family transcriptional regulator, translated as MIEAEVLLKFGSQKCEYNKGDRLFGEGEMAQNYYQVISGEIKMNNYNLDGKEFIQGIFKDGQSFGEPPLFADVKYPANAEAIVDSIVLKLSKNHFLELLASNPEIHLKITQTLAKRLFYKAIMVSEISSQEPEHRILRILDYFKKHEHKKEVPFSFKVDLTRQQIADLTGLRVETVIRAMKSLEKKGELKIISRKVYR; from the coding sequence ATGATTGAGGCAGAGGTACTTTTAAAATTTGGCTCGCAAAAATGCGAATATAATAAAGGAGATCGGCTATTTGGCGAAGGCGAAATGGCGCAAAACTATTACCAGGTGATCTCTGGAGAAATTAAAATGAACAATTATAATTTAGACGGAAAAGAATTTATTCAAGGAATTTTCAAAGATGGGCAAAGTTTTGGGGAACCTCCCTTATTTGCAGATGTAAAATATCCTGCTAATGCTGAAGCTATTGTCGACTCCATTGTTCTTAAATTATCCAAAAATCATTTTCTCGAATTACTTGCCTCTAATCCGGAAATTCACCTAAAAATCACCCAAACACTGGCTAAAAGACTTTTTTATAAAGCGATTATGGTTTCAGAAATTTCTAGTCAAGAGCCGGAACATCGTATTTTAAGAATTCTAGATTATTTTAAAAAACATGAGCATAAAAAGGAAGTTCCCTTCAGTTTTAAAGTAGATCTAACCCGCCAGCAAATTGCAGATCTTACAGGTTTACGGGTAGAAACGGTGATTAGAGCCATGAAGTCATTAGAGAAAAAAGGAGAGCTTAAGATTATTTCTAGAAAAGTTTATCGATAA
- the ric gene encoding iron-sulfur cluster repair di-iron protein, translated as MNTLQTKTVGQMVTENIKTAHIFKKYNIDFCCGGGISIQKACDRSNVSFEDLARDLQNLDQPKSRATDYNNWELDFLIDHIINIHHRYVEENIPMLMQYGTKVAKVHGERHPELLKIQELFAMVATELSGHLRKEELILFPFIKKMLQAKKENTSLARPQFGKVDNPINMMEVEHEEAGEILKKIAKLSNNYTPPEGACNTYRAFFSKLDEFEQDLHHHIHLENNILFPKALQLEKTIQYSE; from the coding sequence ATGAATACGTTACAAACAAAAACAGTAGGCCAAATGGTTACTGAAAATATTAAAACTGCACATATTTTTAAAAAGTATAATATCGATTTTTGCTGTGGTGGTGGAATTAGCATCCAAAAAGCTTGTGATCGATCAAATGTTTCTTTTGAAGATCTGGCACGTGATTTACAAAATCTTGACCAACCTAAAAGTCGTGCTACAGATTATAATAATTGGGAACTAGATTTTTTAATTGATCATATTATCAATATCCATCACCGGTATGTTGAAGAAAACATCCCGATGTTGATGCAATATGGTACAAAGGTGGCTAAAGTTCACGGCGAGCGTCATCCGGAACTACTGAAAATACAGGAACTTTTTGCAATGGTTGCTACAGAGCTTAGCGGACATTTACGTAAAGAAGAGCTTATTTTATTTCCTTTTATAAAAAAAATGCTCCAAGCTAAAAAAGAAAATACATCTTTAGCACGGCCACAATTTGGTAAAGTAGACAATCCTATAAATATGATGGAGGTTGAACATGAAGAAGCGGGTGAAATCTTAAAAAAAATCGCAAAGCTTAGTAATAACTACACACCACCTGAAGGTGCTTGCAATACCTATCGTGCTTTTTTCTCTAAATTAGATGAATTTGAACAAGATCTTCACCATCATATACATTTAGAGAACAATATTCTGTTTCCAAAGGCACTTCAATTGGAAAAAACGATTCAATATTCTGAATAA
- a CDS encoding alpha/beta hydrolase family protein, which produces MKTTTIISFIICCFIAISTNAQWLKTKTIDKGGGSGPYHAIAVSEKSLSDFVIYRPENIEEAVSTEDKLPILIWANGGCMDSSIHHERLLSEIASYGYVIVAIGDLQMTVEERKHKSTEDDKLLKGLDWITKKAKTKGNDYYKNVDLNKIAAGGQSCGGAQVMRIAGNPQIKTYMMFNSGMGDMTMAGASTKSLQKLNGDVIYLVGGETDVATENAFLDYDRIENVPVAFGNNLEAGHGGTFNEKNGGSFAKMAKDWLDWHFKNEDKSDIFLESNLENYPGWTMKSKNFDK; this is translated from the coding sequence ATGAAAACTACAACCATTATCAGCTTCATTATTTGCTGTTTCATCGCTATTTCCACCAACGCCCAGTGGCTAAAAACGAAAACGATTGATAAGGGGGGGGGCAGCGGACCTTACCATGCTATCGCAGTTTCAGAAAAATCACTTTCAGACTTTGTTATTTATCGTCCCGAAAATATTGAAGAAGCGGTAAGCACCGAAGATAAATTACCAATCCTGATTTGGGCCAATGGTGGCTGTATGGATTCTTCCATACACCACGAAAGATTACTATCTGAAATTGCTTCTTATGGTTATGTAATTGTTGCTATAGGTGATTTGCAAATGACTGTTGAGGAAAGAAAACACAAAAGCACAGAAGACGACAAACTTTTAAAAGGTCTTGATTGGATTACTAAAAAAGCAAAAACAAAAGGTAATGACTACTATAAAAATGTAGACTTAAATAAAATTGCTGCCGGAGGACAATCTTGTGGCGGTGCACAAGTAATGCGCATTGCAGGGAATCCTCAAATTAAAACATATATGATGTTTAATTCGGGTATGGGCGATATGACGATGGCTGGTGCCAGTACAAAATCCTTACAAAAACTGAATGGTGATGTTATTTATCTTGTTGGTGGAGAAACTGATGTGGCAACTGAAAATGCATTTTTAGATTATGATAGAATTGAAAACGTACCGGTAGCTTTTGGCAATAATTTAGAAGCGGGACATGGCGGTACATTTAACGAAAAAAATGGCGGTTCTTTTGCTAAAATGGCTAAAGATTGGTTAGACTGGCATTTTAAAAATGAAGATAAATCTGATATTTTTTTAGAATCTAATTTAGAGAATTATCCCGGGTGGACGATGAAATCTAAAAATTTCGATAAATAA
- a CDS encoding alpha/beta hydrolase, whose product MKNSNLRFQLIIFLAFSIPFFSSAQVDATKVFSEEKTVTVTKDIPYRTGDSDSWKLDLAMPKNFAAGIKPALVIVHGGGWAAGSKNVDVYQKMMLAYAQKGYAVINVEYRLTGEAGFPACIEDVKCAVRWLRAHAEELRVDPDRIGAYGHSAGAHLALMLAMTPTIESLEGDGPFKEYSSKVNVVAAGSPPTELGRDVPMAKAEWWPIGYIGKNHPPMFLIQGDSDRIVLPERTRDFVEKMKTAGANIKYLEVEGGHGVAYAEKLEITDPAIEEFLAKYLNPVE is encoded by the coding sequence ATGAAAAATTCAAATTTGAGATTTCAGCTTATCATTTTTTTAGCTTTTAGCATTCCTTTTTTCAGTTCAGCACAAGTAGATGCAACTAAGGTTTTTTCAGAAGAAAAAACAGTTACAGTTACTAAAGATATACCTTACCGTACAGGCGATAGCGATTCGTGGAAACTTGATCTGGCAATGCCGAAGAATTTTGCAGCAGGTATTAAACCAGCTTTAGTTATTGTACATGGTGGTGGCTGGGCGGCTGGATCAAAAAATGTAGATGTTTATCAAAAAATGATGCTCGCTTATGCACAAAAAGGATACGCGGTTATTAATGTAGAATATCGACTTACCGGAGAAGCTGGTTTTCCGGCTTGCATAGAAGATGTAAAATGTGCCGTAAGGTGGTTACGAGCTCATGCTGAAGAATTAAGAGTAGATCCAGATCGTATTGGGGCGTATGGCCATTCTGCCGGAGCTCATCTTGCTTTGATGCTGGCCATGACTCCTACTATTGAAAGTTTAGAAGGTGACGGACCCTTTAAAGAATATTCAAGTAAAGTGAATGTCGTTGCTGCCGGATCGCCTCCAACCGAATTAGGTAGAGATGTGCCTATGGCTAAAGCTGAATGGTGGCCAATAGGTTATATTGGTAAAAATCACCCACCAATGTTTCTTATACAGGGAGATTCCGATCGTATTGTTTTGCCAGAGCGGACACGTGATTTTGTTGAAAAAATGAAAACAGCTGGTGCAAACATTAAGTACCTAGAAGTTGAAGGAGGGCACGGGGTTGCTTATGCCGAGAAATTAGAAATTACAGATCCGGCTATCGAAGAATTTTTGGCGAAATATTTAAATCCTGTAGAATAA
- a CDS encoding DUF3237 domain-containing protein — MRNVHLYFLISVLSFFSFKTVTQEFEPPELEFAFELRVNIDTPIELGEAPLGQRIMIPISGGTFKGPKLKGTILKNGADYQYVTNNGELVHLDAIYTIKTDDGVFINVRNTGIIYNPKQENSAPYFRAAPKFEAPINSKYAWLNNAIFICKPEGKKEYISIQVWKVL; from the coding sequence ATGAGAAATGTTCATCTGTATTTTTTAATTTCAGTATTAAGCTTTTTCAGCTTTAAAACAGTTACTCAGGAATTTGAACCTCCCGAGTTAGAGTTCGCTTTTGAATTAAGAGTAAACATAGATACTCCTATTGAACTTGGTGAAGCTCCATTAGGACAAAGAATTATGATACCAATTTCTGGTGGCACGTTTAAAGGACCAAAGTTAAAAGGTACAATTCTTAAAAACGGAGCCGATTATCAATACGTAACCAACAACGGTGAACTTGTACATTTAGATGCAATTTACACGATTAAAACCGATGATGGTGTTTTTATAAATGTTAGAAATACTGGAATAATTTATAATCCAAAACAAGAAAATTCCGCTCCTTATTTTAGAGCAGCTCCTAAATTTGAAGCCCCCATAAATTCAAAATATGCATGGCTTAACAATGCCATTTTCATTTGTAAACCAGAAGGCAAAAAAGAGTATATCTCTATTCAGGTCTGGAAAGTATTATAA
- a CDS encoding serine hydrolase domain-containing protein — translation MKKLAATLFLSLSILYGCKEKTDKKETEEVKETTPQEFKTSANLEELGVDEKSIQNMDSLLQSFVDQKKVNAVTGFVAQHGNILYDKAFGYKDLETKTPASTDDYYVLFSQTKAITTVAFMTLVEKGLVAVDDPVSKYFPEIPNEVVSKVNEDGTYETRPVKTPMTFAHLMSHSSGLNAGLVSEIRKNEGVNDTVPKNFGKGNADNKPSGQRSFGGDATSKYLKDEMVALAKYPLGFDPGSEWNYHISTNMLAYMIEVISGKPLQEYVKETVLNPLGMNDTDWYYEPEALDRFVKPYTITEEGLEAGTTDFAKAAISEEQTYAEGAIGLNGPIEDYAKFCQMLLNDGTFNNHQILKPETIKQMTSINRLPEKNAGGEGFQFGLGFQLQNEDNKHIPAVSNSAYNWGGMLGTEYIIDPENDLIALFYINMFKRDNLYPQFLEKAYKIAE, via the coding sequence ATGAAAAAACTAGCCGCTACACTTTTCCTTTCTCTTTCCATCCTATATGGATGCAAGGAAAAAACAGATAAAAAAGAAACAGAGGAAGTGAAGGAAACTACTCCCCAAGAATTTAAAACAAGTGCTAACCTAGAAGAACTGGGTGTTGACGAAAAAAGTATTCAAAACATGGATTCGCTATTACAATCTTTCGTGGACCAGAAGAAAGTAAATGCCGTTACAGGATTTGTCGCTCAGCACGGTAATATTTTGTACGATAAAGCTTTTGGATATAAAGACCTTGAAACTAAAACTCCTGCTTCAACCGACGATTACTATGTCCTTTTTTCGCAAACCAAAGCGATTACTACCGTAGCTTTTATGACTTTGGTTGAAAAAGGACTCGTAGCTGTAGATGATCCTGTTTCTAAATATTTTCCGGAAATACCTAATGAAGTCGTATCCAAAGTGAATGAAGACGGAACTTACGAAACCCGTCCGGTAAAAACACCGATGACCTTTGCTCATTTAATGTCTCATTCTTCCGGATTAAATGCAGGTTTGGTTTCTGAAATCAGAAAAAACGAAGGTGTAAACGACACTGTTCCTAAAAATTTTGGTAAAGGAAATGCCGATAATAAACCCTCGGGACAACGAAGTTTTGGCGGCGATGCAACGTCTAAATATTTAAAAGATGAAATGGTTGCGTTAGCAAAATATCCACTTGGTTTCGATCCTGGTTCAGAATGGAATTATCACATTAGCACCAACATGCTTGCTTATATGATTGAAGTAATTTCAGGTAAGCCATTGCAAGAATATGTAAAAGAAACCGTATTAAATCCTTTAGGAATGAATGATACCGACTGGTATTACGAGCCAGAAGCTTTAGACCGTTTTGTAAAGCCCTACACGATTACTGAAGAAGGTTTGGAAGCGGGAACAACAGACTTTGCAAAAGCTGCTATCAGCGAAGAGCAAACTTATGCTGAAGGAGCCATTGGTTTAAACGGGCCTATTGAAGATTATGCTAAATTTTGCCAGATGTTATTGAATGACGGCACCTTTAATAATCATCAAATATTAAAACCGGAAACCATTAAACAGATGACTTCAATTAATCGTTTACCTGAAAAAAATGCAGGCGGTGAAGGATTTCAATTTGGTTTAGGTTTTCAACTACAAAATGAAGATAATAAACATATTCCAGCAGTTTCGAATTCTGCTTATAATTGGGGCGGAATGTTAGGAACTGAATATATTATAGATCCTGAAAATGATTTAATCGCATTATTTTACATTAATATGTTTAAACGTGATAACCTATATCCTCAATTTTTAGAAAAAGCCTATAAAATTGCTGAATAA
- a CDS encoding response regulator transcription factor, whose protein sequence is MKILLVEDNRRLRESLSKGLQEEGLSVQTEEDGYAARDLVFNQDWDLFIFDIMLPGLTGIELCELIRFKKIITPIIILSALGEPDDKIKALDKGADDYLVKPFHFKELVSRIKALNRRTNTYQQPVEEDLFCGDLKLNYKAHKVERNGKNIDLSQKEFLLLKTLLEHKNEVVTRQTILQNVWNTQQDTYTNVIDVYISYLRNKIDSEKEAKLIQTIKGRGYMISDEQ, encoded by the coding sequence ATGAAAATTTTACTGGTTGAAGATAACAGACGATTAAGAGAATCTTTAAGCAAAGGATTGCAGGAAGAAGGCCTTTCAGTGCAAACTGAAGAAGATGGTTATGCTGCTCGAGATCTAGTTTTTAATCAGGATTGGGACTTATTTATTTTTGATATTATGCTGCCGGGATTGACCGGAATAGAACTTTGTGAGCTTATTCGTTTTAAAAAAATAATCACTCCTATTATCATTTTAAGTGCTTTAGGAGAACCCGATGATAAAATAAAAGCTTTAGATAAAGGAGCCGATGATTATTTAGTAAAACCATTTCATTTTAAAGAGCTTGTCTCCAGGATTAAAGCATTAAATAGAAGAACCAATACTTACCAGCAACCAGTTGAAGAAGATTTATTTTGCGGAGATTTAAAACTGAATTACAAAGCACATAAAGTAGAAAGAAACGGTAAAAACATAGACCTTTCCCAAAAAGAGTTTCTTCTGCTCAAAACTTTATTAGAACATAAAAATGAAGTTGTTACCCGCCAGACTATTTTACAAAATGTTTGGAATACCCAGCAAGATACCTACACTAATGTAATTGATGTGTACATTTCTTACCTAAGAAATAAAATTGATAGCGAAAAAGAAGCTAAACTCATTCAGACTATTAAAGGAAGAGGTTATATGATTTCTGACGAGCAATGA